A single genomic interval of Polynucleobacter necessarius harbors:
- the proC gene encoding pyrroline-5-carboxylate reductase, which translates to MSTNKTMQNNSNVHITFIGGGNMGRAMISGILANGFEPNQISVVEANASTALKLYEDFEVQGIGAIEQIAFEFTKNNVVVMAIKPQDFNVVAKGLASKLKHATAPGPLILSMAAGIRLKDMSRWLDHTRCVRAMPNTPALIGKGITGLFADAAVDETDRALAETICHAVGQAVWVSEEKLMDAVTAVSGSGPAYVFAFLEVMQSAGEKLGLDAATARRLAYATLEGATQLAHNSDEHAGVLRERVTSKGGTTAAALDVMKQQGWHEILEKAIDAASQRGKAMGDELGKS; encoded by the coding sequence ATGAGCACAAATAAAACCATGCAAAACAATAGCAATGTCCACATTACATTTATCGGTGGTGGCAATATGGGGCGCGCCATGATTAGCGGCATCCTTGCCAACGGCTTCGAACCCAATCAAATATCGGTTGTAGAAGCAAACGCCTCTACCGCCTTAAAACTGTACGAAGACTTTGAAGTGCAAGGCATTGGTGCCATAGAGCAAATCGCTTTTGAATTCACCAAAAATAATGTGGTTGTTATGGCAATCAAGCCACAAGACTTTAATGTTGTTGCTAAAGGGTTGGCGTCAAAGCTAAAGCATGCCACCGCACCTGGGCCATTAATTCTGAGTATGGCTGCTGGCATTCGCTTAAAAGATATGAGTCGCTGGCTAGATCACACGCGTTGCGTACGAGCTATGCCTAATACACCAGCATTAATTGGCAAAGGCATTACCGGACTCTTTGCGGATGCCGCCGTTGATGAAACTGACCGCGCTTTAGCTGAAACGATCTGCCATGCCGTAGGTCAAGCGGTATGGGTATCGGAAGAAAAGCTGATGGATGCGGTCACCGCCGTTTCCGGTAGCGGTCCCGCCTATGTCTTTGCATTCCTTGAGGTGATGCAATCTGCTGGTGAGAAGCTTGGACTGGACGCGGCAACAGCCCGCAGACTAGCTTACGCAACCCTCGAAGGAGCTACACAGTTGGCTCATAACTCCGATGAACATGCGGGCGTATTGCGTGAAAGAGTGACCTCTAAAGGCGGCACTACTGCAGCAGCACTAGATGTGATGAAGCAGCAAGGTTGGCATGAGATTTTAGAAAAGGCGATTGATGCAGCCAGTCAACGCGGTAAAGCGATGGGCGACGAGCTAGGTAAAAGTTGA
- the ubiA gene encoding 4-hydroxybenzoate octaprenyltransferase gives MTLKERFISYGYLIRLDKPIGTLLLLWPTLWALWLASSGVPDLSVLLIFTVGTFLMRSAGCAINDYADRDFDRHVKRTQGRPVTSGKISGKEAVAVAGVLAFIAFLLLQPLNAFTKQLSVLALVVAFIYPFTKRFFAIPQAVLGIAFGFGIPMAYAAILDFIPLEVWILFIGNIFWAIAYDTAYAMVDRDDDLRLGLRTSAITFGRHDVIAIAISYGILFLSQLCVSQLAGLSNYFLVGWFAALACTIYHLKLVSTRNREDCFKAFRHNNWLGGFLFLGIVLGLGLN, from the coding sequence ATGACTTTAAAAGAGCGCTTCATTTCTTATGGATATTTAATTAGGCTGGATAAGCCTATTGGCACGCTTTTGCTATTGTGGCCTACGCTCTGGGCGCTTTGGTTGGCAAGTAGCGGCGTGCCTGATTTATCAGTTTTACTGATCTTTACTGTAGGTACGTTTTTGATGCGGAGCGCAGGTTGCGCAATCAACGATTATGCGGACCGAGACTTTGATCGCCATGTCAAAAGAACGCAAGGGCGTCCAGTAACGAGTGGAAAAATTTCTGGAAAAGAAGCGGTGGCAGTGGCTGGCGTTTTGGCTTTCATTGCTTTCTTGCTACTCCAACCCTTAAACGCATTTACAAAGCAACTCTCAGTCCTTGCGCTGGTGGTCGCCTTTATCTATCCCTTTACTAAACGATTTTTTGCAATCCCCCAAGCTGTCCTGGGAATTGCCTTTGGATTTGGTATCCCAATGGCGTATGCGGCGATTTTGGATTTCATCCCGCTAGAGGTTTGGATCTTGTTTATTGGCAACATCTTCTGGGCTATTGCCTATGACACCGCCTATGCTATGGTTGATCGGGATGATGATCTGCGTCTAGGCTTGCGTACATCCGCCATCACTTTTGGGCGGCACGATGTCATTGCGATTGCAATTAGCTATGGAATATTGTTCTTAAGCCAATTATGCGTTTCCCAACTAGCGGGCTTGAGCAATTATTTTTTAGTGGGCTGGTTTGCGGCGCTAGCTTGCACTATCTATCATCTTAAATTAGTGTCCACTCGCAATAGAGAGGATTGCTTTAAAGCATTCCGCCACAATAACTGGTTGGGTGGATTTTTATTTTTGGGAATTGTGTTGGGCTTAGGTTTGAACTAG
- the recG gene encoding ATP-dependent DNA helicase RecG codes for MTTKQAPSTLQKMGLDSPMALALHLPSRYEDETELLTIEEALHQGRFASAQTQGVVIRNQVLFRPRRQMLVTIEDETETLNLRFLNFYPSQQKQMAVGAHIRVRGEVREGFQGPEMVHPTVRAVVPDAPLPASLTPVYPASVGVSQTIIRKAVTQALRDPSLRESLAEFLPGKLKAELLPSHDWPSLQAAITYLHQPPADANTQSLLERTHPAWRRVQFEELLAQQISLKRAHAIRRERNAPSFAKREGEAKAGKGKETKHSLEEGLLRVLPFKLTHAQERVWSEIAHDLSQSFPMNRLLQGDVGSGKTVVAALAAARAMDHGFQAAIMAPTEILAEQHYLKMREWFEPLGVQIAWLSGSLKAKEKRLSQERIESGQAQLIIGTHALIQEQVSFAKLGLAVIDEQHRFGVRQRLEIQQRVGSELFYCHQLMMSATPIPRTLAMTYYADLDVSVIDELPPGRKPIATKVVKASRRDEVIGGLQSWLSKGLQTYWVCPLIEESEVLQLQTAVESFEQLTQALPDFKVGLVHGRLKAEEKAAVMAAFKANEIQLLVATTVIEVGVDVPNAALMVIEHAERFGYAQIHQLRGRVGRGSADSVCILMYAEPLSMAAKERLQTLREASDGFVIAERDLSLRGPGELLGAKQSGDAMLRFVDLQRDAWLIELAQQAAERLLAEHADLVECHLERWLGSRAEFLKA; via the coding sequence ATGACTACTAAACAAGCGCCAAGCACACTCCAAAAGATGGGTTTAGACAGCCCTATGGCCCTTGCTTTGCACTTACCGTCCCGTTATGAGGATGAGACTGAGTTGCTCACTATTGAGGAAGCCTTGCATCAGGGTAGATTTGCCTCGGCTCAGACTCAGGGTGTAGTCATTCGCAATCAAGTCCTGTTTCGCCCTAGAAGACAAATGCTTGTCACCATTGAGGACGAGACTGAGACTTTAAATCTTCGCTTTCTCAATTTTTATCCTAGCCAACAGAAACAAATGGCAGTTGGGGCTCATATTCGAGTTCGCGGGGAAGTGCGTGAGGGTTTTCAGGGCCCTGAAATGGTCCATCCAACTGTGCGTGCTGTAGTGCCAGATGCGCCATTACCCGCTAGCTTAACGCCAGTTTATCCAGCTAGTGTCGGTGTATCACAGACCATTATTCGCAAAGCGGTTACTCAAGCTTTGCGCGACCCTAGTTTGCGAGAGAGTTTGGCGGAGTTTTTGCCCGGCAAGCTCAAGGCGGAATTATTGCCAAGTCATGATTGGCCCAGTCTGCAAGCAGCGATTACCTATTTGCATCAGCCACCAGCCGACGCTAATACACAATCATTATTAGAGCGCACCCACCCGGCATGGCGTCGAGTTCAGTTTGAAGAATTGCTGGCTCAACAAATTTCTCTAAAGCGAGCGCATGCGATTCGTCGCGAGCGAAATGCCCCCAGTTTTGCAAAACGCGAAGGTGAAGCTAAGGCAGGCAAAGGGAAAGAAACAAAACACAGTCTTGAAGAGGGCTTGCTGCGAGTGTTACCTTTCAAGCTAACGCATGCTCAAGAACGTGTTTGGTCAGAGATTGCTCATGATCTCTCCCAATCTTTCCCGATGAATCGCCTTCTACAAGGGGATGTCGGTAGCGGCAAAACCGTAGTGGCTGCTTTGGCTGCAGCGCGGGCGATGGACCATGGCTTTCAGGCCGCCATCATGGCGCCAACTGAGATATTGGCTGAGCAACACTATCTCAAAATGAGGGAATGGTTTGAGCCCCTAGGCGTTCAGATTGCTTGGTTATCCGGTAGCTTAAAAGCAAAAGAAAAAAGACTTTCTCAAGAAAGGATTGAGAGCGGGCAGGCTCAGCTGATTATTGGTACGCATGCCTTGATTCAAGAGCAGGTAAGTTTTGCCAAACTAGGTTTAGCAGTCATTGATGAACAACATCGTTTTGGCGTGAGACAGCGTTTAGAGATTCAGCAACGTGTTGGATCAGAATTGTTTTACTGTCATCAATTGATGATGTCGGCAACACCTATTCCGCGCACCCTAGCAATGACTTACTACGCCGATTTAGATGTATCGGTCATTGATGAGTTGCCGCCTGGTCGTAAGCCGATTGCGACCAAGGTAGTGAAAGCCAGTCGTCGCGATGAGGTAATTGGTGGTTTGCAAAGTTGGTTATCAAAAGGATTGCAGACGTATTGGGTGTGTCCTCTCATTGAGGAGTCTGAAGTGCTACAGCTGCAGACGGCGGTAGAAAGTTTTGAGCAGCTCACACAAGCTTTGCCCGACTTTAAAGTGGGCTTGGTGCACGGTAGATTAAAGGCTGAAGAAAAAGCTGCAGTAATGGCTGCTTTCAAGGCCAATGAGATTCAGCTTTTGGTTGCCACCACGGTGATTGAGGTGGGGGTGGATGTGCCTAACGCGGCATTGATGGTAATTGAGCATGCAGAGCGTTTTGGGTATGCCCAAATTCATCAATTGCGCGGGCGCGTTGGAAGAGGATCCGCAGACTCTGTCTGTATTTTGATGTATGCCGAGCCCTTATCCATGGCCGCCAAGGAGCGTTTGCAAACATTGCGTGAGGCATCCGATGGATTTGTGATTGCCGAGCGCGATTTATCGCTGCGGGGCCCAGGGGAATTGCTAGGCGCCAAGCAGTCAGGAGATGCCATGCTGCGCTTTGTGGATTTGCAGCGTGACGCTTGGTTGATTGAGTTGGCTCAGCAGGCCGCTGAGCGCTTGCTAGCTGAGCATGCGGATTTAGTGGAGTGTCATTTAGAGCGCTGGCTTGGATCTCGGGCTGAGTTCTTAAAGGCTTGA
- the queA gene encoding tRNA preQ1(34) S-adenosylmethionine ribosyltransferase-isomerase QueA gives MQLSDFNYELPTELIAQHPLANRTDSRLLEVKADGVNHIQLVDRQFTDILSLVKSGDLLVFNDTKVIPARLHGKKETGGNVELLIERISGEKQAWVQIRASKVPKTGTFVHIHNQTGESFTVEMIGYDGRFYEVRFPENVLSLLERFGELPLPPYIKHQPDGEDAQRYQTVVAKNPGAVAAPTAGLHFDESIFQKIKDLGVNQASVTLHVGVGTFTPVREEDLSKHKMHYEWFSIPTETLQAIEATKKNGGRVIAVGTTSLRALESQAATGQNNGATNLFITPGYQFKTVDCLLTNFHLPKSTLLMLVSAFAGMDHIRAAYQHAIHQKYRFFSYGDAMFLCRFENTNP, from the coding sequence ATGCAACTTTCTGACTTCAATTACGAACTTCCCACCGAACTAATCGCCCAACATCCCTTGGCGAATAGAACCGATAGCCGCCTCTTAGAGGTCAAGGCAGACGGGGTAAATCACATCCAATTGGTAGACCGACAGTTTACGGACATTCTTAGCCTTGTTAAGTCAGGGGACTTATTAGTCTTTAATGACACCAAGGTCATTCCAGCACGTCTACATGGCAAAAAAGAGACGGGCGGGAATGTTGAGCTGCTCATTGAGCGAATCAGCGGTGAGAAGCAGGCTTGGGTACAAATTAGAGCTTCCAAGGTGCCAAAGACGGGTACTTTTGTGCACATTCATAACCAGACTGGCGAATCCTTCACCGTCGAAATGATTGGCTATGACGGGCGTTTTTATGAAGTCCGCTTTCCGGAAAATGTATTGTCCTTGCTTGAACGCTTTGGAGAGCTCCCACTCCCCCCTTATATCAAACATCAACCTGACGGCGAAGACGCACAGCGTTATCAAACAGTAGTAGCAAAAAATCCTGGAGCGGTTGCAGCCCCAACAGCAGGCCTTCATTTTGATGAATCTATTTTTCAAAAAATCAAAGATTTAGGCGTCAATCAAGCAAGTGTCACCTTACACGTGGGGGTCGGCACATTTACCCCAGTGCGCGAAGAAGATCTTTCAAAACACAAGATGCACTACGAGTGGTTCTCCATTCCCACTGAGACCTTGCAGGCAATTGAAGCCACTAAGAAAAATGGGGGGCGAGTGATCGCGGTTGGCACCACTAGTCTGCGCGCCCTGGAAAGCCAAGCGGCCACTGGGCAAAATAATGGCGCAACCAATCTCTTTATTACCCCAGGCTATCAATTTAAAACGGTGGATTGTTTGTTAACCAACTTTCATCTGCCAAAATCCACTTTATTAATGTTGGTGAGCGCCTTTGCGGGAATGGATCATATTCGCGCTGCTTATCAACACGCCATTCACCAGAAATATCGTTTCTTCAGTTATGGAGATGCCATGTTTCTTTGTCGATTCGAGAATACAAATCCATGA
- the tgt gene encoding tRNA guanosine(34) transglycosylase Tgt, which yields MTKPVHFNILARDSPSPARLGQLDLPHGSVQTPIFMPVGTYGTVKAMTPRDLNEAKAQIILGNTFHLWLRPGLDVIQKHGGLHRFMGWDKPILTDSGGFQVFSLGALRKISQEGVTFASPINGDKLFMSPEVSMEIQAVLNSDIAMQFDECTPYEIKGQPTSEKTARASLEMSLRWGDRSLKRFRELNTGNGLFGIVQGGMFENLREVSLDAVSQQGFDGIAIGGLSVGEPKPEFERILNFTAPKLPEHMPHYLMGVGTPEDLILGISLGIDMFDCVMPTRNARNGWLFTRFGDLKLRNSGYKDDDRQVDPTCVCYTCQNFTRSYLHHLQKANEILGSQLNTIHNLSYYLQLMTEVREALGKDRFSAYREEFHSNRQRGVEPGQD from the coding sequence ATGACCAAACCCGTTCACTTCAATATCTTGGCGCGTGACTCCCCAAGCCCCGCGCGACTTGGTCAGCTAGATCTACCGCACGGTAGCGTGCAAACACCCATCTTCATGCCTGTAGGAACCTATGGCACGGTAAAGGCAATGACGCCACGCGATCTGAATGAAGCTAAGGCGCAAATTATTTTAGGCAATACATTTCACTTATGGTTAAGACCAGGCTTGGATGTGATTCAAAAACATGGTGGTCTACATCGCTTCATGGGCTGGGACAAGCCGATCCTGACTGACTCTGGTGGCTTTCAAGTATTTAGCCTTGGTGCTCTACGTAAGATTTCCCAAGAAGGCGTCACTTTTGCATCACCAATTAATGGCGACAAATTATTTATGTCGCCAGAAGTATCAATGGAAATTCAAGCGGTACTCAATAGTGATATCGCCATGCAGTTTGATGAGTGCACTCCTTACGAAATCAAAGGTCAACCAACTTCTGAAAAAACAGCACGTGCTTCACTAGAGATGTCGCTACGTTGGGGTGATCGCTCCCTCAAACGCTTTCGCGAACTCAATACCGGTAATGGGCTTTTTGGTATCGTGCAAGGTGGCATGTTCGAGAACCTACGTGAAGTTTCACTAGATGCGGTTAGTCAACAAGGCTTTGATGGGATCGCTATTGGTGGTCTCTCAGTTGGGGAGCCAAAACCAGAATTTGAGCGCATCCTCAATTTCACCGCACCAAAGCTGCCAGAACACATGCCACACTACCTCATGGGTGTAGGTACTCCAGAAGACTTGATTTTGGGCATTAGTCTAGGCATCGATATGTTCGATTGCGTAATGCCCACCCGTAACGCCCGCAATGGCTGGCTCTTTACCCGTTTTGGCGACCTAAAACTGCGTAATTCTGGGTATAAAGACGATGATCGCCAGGTTGACCCTACTTGCGTCTGCTACACCTGCCAAAATTTCACAAGATCCTATCTACATCACCTCCAAAAGGCGAATGAGATCCTGGGTTCTCAACTTAACACCATCCACAACCTGTCTTACTACCTCCAGCTCATGACGGAGGTTCGCGAAGCCCTTGGTAAAGACCGTTTTAGCGCCTATCGCGAGGAATTTCACAGTAATCGCCAGCGTGGTGTTGAGCCCGGACAGGACTAA
- the yajC gene encoding preprotein translocase subunit YajC: MWISNAFAQAPAAGADSGGLMSFLPLILMFAVFYFVMIRPQMKRQKETKAMLESLGVGDEVVTVGGIMGKVTALKDQVVTFEISAGTEVQLQKGAITTVLPKGTLKSA; this comes from the coding sequence ATGTGGATTAGTAACGCTTTTGCCCAAGCTCCTGCAGCCGGCGCAGATTCCGGTGGCTTGATGAGCTTCCTCCCTTTGATTTTGATGTTTGCGGTTTTCTACTTCGTCATGATTCGCCCACAAATGAAGCGTCAAAAAGAAACTAAAGCCATGCTTGAATCATTAGGCGTTGGTGACGAAGTGGTGACTGTTGGAGGCATCATGGGCAAAGTAACCGCGTTGAAGGACCAAGTCGTTACTTTTGAAATTTCCGCCGGTACTGAAGTGCAGTTGCAAAAAGGCGCTATCACTACAGTATTGCCAAAAGGCACGCTGAAGTCTGCTTAA
- the secD gene encoding protein translocase subunit SecD: MNRYPLWKYLVIAVALLIGGLYSLPNFYGEAPAVQVSSAKPTIKVDLATQSRVEKILTEANINNTGVFFEVAGNVGSIKVRFNNTDIQLRARDLLQQKLNVEQNDPNYTVALNLLSNTPGWLNAINALPMPLGLDLRGGVYFLLQVDMKGAVQKKVTSLATDIRSQLRDKNIRHQGSERGADFISITFGSTADAEAARSVLLTAQPELVWQVKPTGLSPKVVGEFKPAALKEIQDNAVKQNIITLNKRVNELAVKEPVIQQQGAERIVVQLPGVQDTARAKDIIGRTATLESRLADPLVSTIALGETPPPGMDTFRFGENRLGVFKKSVIFSGDRITDASAGFDQNQRPAVNISLDAAGGRVMQEVTRENIGKPMGMILFEKGKGEVLTIATIQTEFGSKFQITGQPTTESANDLALLLRAGSLAAPMEIIEERTIGPSLGAENIEKGFKSLLIGFGAISVFMVAYYLLFGTFSVVALAVNLLLLISVLSMLQATLTLPGIAAMALALGMAIDSNVLINERIREELRNGASPQTAIAVGFDKAWATILDSNVTTLIAGLALLAFGSGPIKGFAVVHCFGILTSIFSAVFFSRGLVNLWYGRHKKIQKLAIGQVWRPQEK; this comes from the coding sequence ATGAATCGCTACCCTCTCTGGAAATATCTAGTTATCGCTGTCGCACTACTCATCGGCGGACTATATTCACTACCCAATTTCTATGGTGAGGCTCCAGCAGTTCAAGTCTCGTCTGCCAAACCAACCATCAAGGTTGATTTGGCAACGCAGTCTCGTGTAGAAAAGATTCTGACTGAAGCCAACATTAATAACACCGGCGTTTTCTTTGAAGTCGCCGGCAATGTGGGCTCTATCAAAGTACGCTTTAACAACACTGATATTCAATTGCGCGCACGCGATCTCTTGCAACAAAAATTGAATGTGGAGCAAAACGATCCCAATTACACCGTTGCGCTCAATTTGCTATCCAACACTCCAGGCTGGCTCAACGCAATCAATGCCCTGCCAATGCCATTGGGTCTTGACTTACGTGGTGGCGTGTACTTCCTGCTTCAAGTGGATATGAAGGGTGCAGTTCAGAAAAAGGTGACTTCTCTCGCAACCGATATTCGCAGCCAATTACGCGATAAGAATATTCGTCATCAAGGTAGTGAGCGTGGCGCGGACTTCATCTCCATTACTTTTGGCAGCACTGCCGATGCAGAAGCTGCCCGCTCCGTTTTACTCACTGCTCAACCAGAATTAGTCTGGCAAGTGAAGCCTACTGGCCTCTCACCAAAAGTAGTTGGTGAATTTAAACCAGCCGCATTAAAAGAAATTCAAGACAACGCGGTAAAGCAAAACATCATTACATTGAATAAACGTGTAAATGAACTGGCCGTTAAAGAACCAGTCATTCAACAACAAGGTGCCGAGCGCATTGTTGTGCAATTGCCAGGGGTACAAGATACCGCCCGCGCGAAAGATATTATTGGCCGCACCGCCACACTGGAATCGCGTCTAGCTGACCCACTGGTTTCCACAATTGCTTTAGGCGAAACCCCGCCTCCAGGCATGGATACCTTCCGCTTTGGTGAAAATCGCTTAGGCGTATTTAAAAAATCAGTGATCTTCAGCGGTGATCGTATTACGGATGCCAGCGCAGGCTTTGATCAAAACCAACGCCCTGCCGTCAATATCTCCCTGGATGCCGCTGGTGGTCGCGTAATGCAAGAAGTCACCCGTGAAAACATTGGCAAGCCAATGGGCATGATCCTGTTTGAGAAGGGCAAAGGCGAGGTTCTAACCATTGCTACGATCCAAACTGAGTTTGGCTCTAAGTTCCAGATCACCGGACAACCAACTACCGAGAGCGCGAATGACTTAGCGCTTCTCTTGCGTGCTGGCTCTTTAGCGGCCCCCATGGAAATCATTGAAGAACGCACAATCGGCCCAAGCCTTGGTGCGGAAAATATTGAGAAGGGCTTTAAGTCGCTCTTAATTGGATTTGGCGCAATCTCTGTTTTTATGGTTGCCTATTATCTCTTGTTTGGCACGTTCTCTGTTGTTGCTTTAGCAGTGAACTTATTGCTCCTCATCTCTGTGCTATCCATGTTGCAAGCCACACTCACCTTGCCAGGCATCGCTGCGATGGCATTGGCTTTAGGTATGGCGATCGACTCGAACGTATTAATTAATGAGCGTATTCGTGAAGAGTTACGTAATGGTGCCTCACCACAAACAGCGATTGCTGTTGGTTTTGATAAGGCATGGGCAACCATTCTAGATTCCAACGTCACCACATTAATTGCTGGTTTGGCTTTGTTAGCATTTGGCTCAGGCCCTATTAAGGGCTTCGCCGTAGTTCACTGCTTTGGCATTCTGACTTCAATATTCTCGGCTGTTTTCTTCTCACGCGGCCTTGTCAACCTCTGGTACGGCAGACACAAGAAGATTCAAAAACTCGCTATTGGCCAAGTTTGGCGTCCACAGGAGAAGTAA
- the secF gene encoding protein translocase subunit SecF, protein MEFFRIKKDIPFMRHALVLNAISLITFLAAVFLLWHNGLHLSIEFTGGTVMEVSYPQTAPLDSIRAKVEKLGYADTQIQNFGSSRDVMIRLPLQKDAADKLISSADQSTAVMQALNPAITGVKLQRVEFVGPQVGQELAIDGLKALVFVIIGIVVYLSFRFEWKFAVAGIIANLHDVVIILGFFAFFQWEFSLSVLAAVLAVLGYSVNESVVIFDRIRENFRQYRKMNTREIIDNAITSTISRTVITHGSTEMMVLAMLIFGGPTLFYFALALTIGILFGIYSSVFVAAALAMWLGVTREDLIKGDKKPDDNASNDDPNYGARV, encoded by the coding sequence ATGGAATTTTTCCGCATCAAAAAAGATATTCCCTTCATGCGCCATGCTTTGGTGCTCAATGCGATTTCTTTAATTACCTTTTTAGCAGCAGTTTTCTTGCTCTGGCATAACGGCCTACACCTCTCCATCGAATTTACCGGTGGTACGGTCATGGAAGTCAGCTATCCACAAACTGCGCCTTTGGATTCCATTCGTGCGAAAGTTGAGAAGCTGGGTTATGCCGATACTCAGATTCAAAACTTTGGTAGTTCACGCGATGTCATGATTCGTTTGCCGCTGCAAAAAGATGCCGCAGACAAGCTCATTTCATCGGCCGATCAAAGCACCGCGGTAATGCAGGCATTAAATCCAGCAATAACTGGCGTGAAGCTTCAGCGCGTTGAATTTGTGGGGCCACAGGTTGGTCAAGAGTTGGCGATTGATGGCCTCAAGGCCTTGGTCTTCGTGATCATTGGCATCGTGGTTTACCTCTCCTTCCGCTTTGAATGGAAGTTTGCAGTTGCCGGCATCATCGCGAACTTACATGACGTCGTCATCATCCTGGGCTTCTTTGCTTTCTTCCAATGGGAATTCTCCCTCTCGGTATTGGCGGCGGTTCTGGCGGTGCTTGGCTACTCAGTCAACGAATCTGTGGTGATTTTTGACCGCATTCGTGAGAACTTCCGCCAATACCGAAAGATGAATACCCGTGAAATAATTGATAACGCGATTACTAGCACTATCAGCCGCACCGTTATTACTCACGGCAGTACTGAGATGATGGTTTTGGCTATGCTGATCTTTGGCGGCCCAACACTCTTCTACTTTGCCTTGGCGCTAACCATTGGTATTTTGTTTGGTATTTACTCTTCGGTCTTCGTTGCTGCGGCATTAGCGATGTGGCTCGGTGTTACACGTGAAGATTTAATAAAGGGCGACAAAAAGCCGGATGACAATGCCAGCAACGATGACCCTAACTACGGGGCGCGCGTTTAA
- a CDS encoding 3-deoxy-D-manno-octulosonic acid transferase, protein MSLTTNSEYGAKPRIWFAVYQLLWHLLLPLAFLRLVWRSRHAFSYLHHIPERLGFGYGKPITQGAIWVHAVSVGETRAAQPLIDAYLARGESILLTHMTLNGRRTGKQLFAKAIASGQMRQVYLPYDICWAVEHFLSTFRPKLGLFMETEAWPTVVFRCKEMDLPLFLVNARLSQRSARRVNQFGEAGRALFQAFAGILAQTEFDAQRYRSLGVTNVQIVGNLKFDVPLDINLVEQGKRWKEALHTGDRLMVCAASTRDGEEVVILQAWKDLLLNHAFQIPPLLCLVPRHPERFSEVAEQINNTGLKFRRRSEWPGIPNASPDLDIVLGDSMGEMPMYYSASDLVLMGGSLLPFGGHNLIEACSAGCPVLLGEHTYNFQQAALDAIAGGAAKRIKGELLLSEPIALMESLKELLLNTADLAKMSVSAKTYSIEHQGATNRILAALD, encoded by the coding sequence GTGAGTTTGACTACCAATTCAGAATACGGGGCCAAGCCCCGGATCTGGTTTGCTGTTTATCAACTGCTGTGGCACCTCTTGCTGCCGCTGGCTTTCTTGCGTTTAGTGTGGCGCTCTCGCCATGCTTTTTCTTATCTACATCATATTCCAGAGCGGCTCGGTTTTGGTTATGGCAAGCCAATCACCCAGGGCGCGATTTGGGTTCATGCCGTATCGGTAGGTGAAACTCGCGCTGCTCAACCTTTGATCGATGCTTATCTGGCCAGAGGCGAATCTATTTTGCTGACGCATATGACTTTGAATGGGCGTCGCACTGGTAAACAGTTATTCGCTAAAGCGATCGCTTCAGGACAAATGCGACAAGTCTATTTGCCTTATGACATTTGTTGGGCTGTGGAGCATTTCTTGAGCACTTTTAGGCCGAAGCTTGGCTTGTTTATGGAGACTGAAGCTTGGCCAACGGTGGTCTTTCGTTGCAAAGAGATGGATTTACCTCTTTTCTTGGTAAATGCCCGTTTATCACAGCGAAGTGCGCGTCGCGTAAATCAATTTGGCGAGGCTGGACGGGCTTTGTTTCAGGCATTTGCGGGCATCTTGGCTCAGACTGAATTTGATGCCCAACGTTACCGTAGCTTAGGCGTCACCAATGTGCAGATTGTCGGTAATCTCAAGTTTGATGTGCCATTGGATATCAATCTAGTAGAGCAAGGAAAGCGTTGGAAAGAAGCATTGCATACTGGTGATCGTCTCATGGTGTGTGCTGCTAGCACTCGTGATGGTGAGGAGGTCGTCATTCTGCAGGCGTGGAAAGATTTGCTCTTAAACCATGCCTTCCAAATTCCTCCTCTCCTTTGTTTAGTGCCGCGTCATCCAGAACGTTTCTCTGAGGTGGCAGAGCAGATCAACAATACTGGCTTAAAGTTTCGCAGACGCAGTGAATGGCCCGGCATTCCAAATGCATCTCCTGATTTAGATATTGTTTTAGGTGATTCCATGGGTGAGATGCCGATGTATTACAGCGCTTCTGACTTGGTGCTGATGGGGGGAAGTTTGCTTCCTTTTGGGGGCCACAATCTGATTGAAGCCTGTTCTGCGGGATGTCCTGTGTTATTGGGTGAGCATACCTATAACTTTCAGCAGGCTGCCTTGGATGCGATTGCTGGCGGTGCAGCTAAGCGAATTAAGGGTGAATTGCTCTTATCCGAGCCGATTGCTTTAATGGAGTCTCTAAAGGAGCTGCTTCTGAATACTGCCGATCTGGCAAAGATGAGTGTGTCCGCTAAGACTTACTCAATTGAACATCAAGGCGCAACCAACAGAATCTTAGCTGCCCTTGATTAA